A window of the Deinococcus betulae genome harbors these coding sequences:
- a CDS encoding SGNH/GDSL hydrolase family protein, with product MKAALVTLTLLLTACTPALSNTPRPDATPFTRYVAMGDSITAGFQSGGLTAESQNASYAHLLGQRGGLETPMPEVLAPGCPPPIGVSGVKNCQRAHPDVQAMVVAVPGAKVGDVLRSTDTQVKDPDPLLYDADLYRAVLGPGTTQLEAALKLRPQFVTVWIGNNDALLPTLRGQPDQATPLAQFRADYAELITRLLDGGVEHLVLMTLPDMTRVPALVPVRLLRLGGLVDASCQGQETYFGTLTVAKASKEKPLSCTSPDALTATEYTQAQQIVQGYNQAIRELAAANSIPVFDVNTVLDSLPGRPLIPTAAAPFGRSFSLDGIHPSSFAHQRFAQALAIFLNQQFGTDLNTRP from the coding sequence ATGAAAGCCGCGCTCGTTACCCTCACTCTGCTCCTCACGGCCTGCACGCCCGCCCTGTCTAACACCCCCCGCCCGGACGCCACGCCCTTTACCCGTTATGTGGCGATGGGCGACAGCATCACTGCGGGGTTCCAGTCTGGTGGTCTGACCGCCGAGTCTCAGAATGCGTCCTACGCTCACCTGCTGGGGCAGCGGGGCGGCCTCGAGACGCCCATGCCTGAGGTGCTTGCCCCAGGGTGCCCCCCACCCATTGGTGTCAGCGGTGTCAAGAACTGCCAGCGGGCACACCCGGACGTTCAGGCGATGGTCGTGGCCGTGCCCGGTGCCAAGGTGGGCGACGTGCTGAGAAGCACTGATACGCAGGTCAAGGACCCCGACCCCCTGCTCTATGACGCCGACCTGTACCGCGCAGTCCTGGGCCCAGGCACCACGCAACTAGAGGCCGCCCTCAAGCTGCGACCGCAGTTCGTCACCGTGTGGATTGGGAACAACGACGCGCTGCTGCCCACCCTACGCGGGCAACCTGATCAGGCCACCCCGCTGGCTCAATTCCGGGCAGACTACGCTGAACTGATCACCCGTCTCCTGGACGGTGGGGTGGAGCACCTGGTGCTGATGACGCTGCCGGACATGACGCGGGTACCAGCCCTGGTGCCGGTTCGGCTGCTGCGCTTGGGTGGCCTGGTGGATGCCAGTTGCCAGGGGCAGGAAACGTACTTTGGGACCTTGACTGTGGCCAAGGCCAGTAAGGAGAAGCCTCTGTCCTGTACCAGTCCAGACGCGCTGACGGCTACGGAGTACACCCAGGCGCAGCAGATCGTGCAGGGATACAACCAGGCAATCCGGGAACTGGCGGCGGCCAACTCCATTCCAGTCTTTGATGTCAATACGGTGCTGGACAGCTTGCCGGGGCGGCCGTTGATTCCGACGGCGGCGGCTCCGTTCGGGCGGAGCTTCAGCCTGGACGGGATTCATCCCAGCAGCTTCGCGCATCAGCGGTTCGCGCAGGCCCTGGCCATCTTCCTGAATCAGCAATTTGGCACGGACCTCAACACCCGGCCGTAA
- a CDS encoding PadR family transcriptional regulator: MKLVRHLYDDLEAEHYGLALGRKSGLSTAALYTSLARLERMGWVVARWEDIDPVSAGRPARKYFRLTETGITGYQTNLQALTSPALRGKLI; this comes from the coding sequence ATGAAGTTGGTGCGCCACCTGTATGACGATCTGGAGGCTGAGCACTACGGGCTGGCACTCGGTCGTAAGTCGGGCCTGAGCACCGCGGCCCTTTACACCTCTTTGGCCCGCTTGGAACGGATGGGATGGGTCGTGGCTCGCTGGGAGGATATTGATCCAGTCAGTGCTGGACGCCCAGCTCGCAAATATTTTCGCCTCACAGAAACTGGAATTACTGGCTACCAAACCAATTTGCAGGCCCTGACATCGCCTGCTCTGAGAGGAAAACTGATATGA
- a CDS encoding tyrosine-type recombinase/integrase: protein MPLSLFDALPAFEGYLLHEEALSPATVRQYRADTEKLANWLLTEYEHLTGWEQIGARELRVYMQQGRPAPARARRLVSSWKKLWRYLEDVEKLAMQRGPAELKSPKLPSKLPQPLSQEELSRLLNAARENANDDKGLRDWAILAFLYGTGLRISEALNLKLSDVEHQGGDPLPTAVRVVAKGNEERLIPLSATAQRALYQWLRVRKIQARGHSPLVFVHLSNGKAIPVRTVQAMMHRVAVRANVPAARATPHKLRHTFATNLVNVGRSLEEVQEALGHKNSNVTRRYAKLNRSRLKAAADALPDVD, encoded by the coding sequence ATGCCGCTGAGTCTGTTTGATGCTTTACCCGCCTTTGAGGGTTACCTGCTGCACGAGGAGGCCCTGAGCCCGGCCACCGTGCGGCAGTACCGCGCGGATACGGAAAAGCTCGCCAACTGGCTCCTGACCGAGTACGAGCACCTGACCGGGTGGGAGCAGATCGGGGCACGCGAACTGCGGGTCTACATGCAGCAGGGCCGCCCCGCCCCAGCGCGGGCCCGGCGACTGGTCAGCAGCTGGAAGAAACTGTGGCGTTACCTGGAAGACGTGGAGAAGCTGGCGATGCAGCGCGGGCCAGCGGAACTCAAGAGTCCCAAGCTCCCATCGAAGTTGCCACAGCCGCTCAGCCAAGAGGAATTGTCTCGCCTCCTGAACGCCGCCCGCGAGAACGCCAACGACGACAAGGGCCTGAGAGACTGGGCGATCCTGGCCTTTCTGTACGGCACCGGCCTGCGAATCAGCGAGGCCCTGAACCTGAAGCTGAGCGACGTGGAGCACCAGGGCGGCGACCCCCTGCCGACGGCGGTGCGGGTGGTGGCCAAGGGGAACGAGGAGCGGCTGATTCCCCTCAGTGCCACGGCGCAGCGGGCGCTCTACCAGTGGCTCCGGGTGCGGAAGATTCAGGCCAGAGGGCATAGTCCGCTGGTATTTGTGCATCTATCGAATGGCAAAGCGATTCCGGTTCGCACGGTGCAGGCGATGATGCACCGGGTGGCGGTGCGGGCGAATGTGCCGGCGGCGCGGGCCACCCCTCACAAGCTGCGCCACACCTTCGCCACGAATCTGGTGAATGTGGGCCGCTCCCTGGAGGAAGTGCAGGAAGCCCTGGGCCACAAGAACAGCAACGTCACGCGCCGGTACGCCAAACTGAACCGTTCTCGATTGAAGGCGGCCGCTGACGCTTTGCCAGATGTGGATTGA
- a CDS encoding DNA polymerase domain-containing protein, which produces MAATSALDPLVFGSDPTPGIVSVHADLSGRALIWRRDGSQVRLERARFRPWLYARDLADIEHLGKRLTDDDQAAFSAREVPGPEGSLRYLLSAQDGRALRQAVLNGAQRRLGRRVTSLHDLSGYYTVGATEQYLMASGRTSFKGLTFDDVHRLQFDLETTSLTPETGRIFMVAVRDNRGFEQVLEAARPEDEPGLIQTLMAVITTRDPDVIENHNLMRFDLPYLLGRAAVHGLTLNFSRPGGPAGLWQVQDGRSSPHWACVGREIVDTLDAVRRLDLPSMGLKAVAQHLGIAPPDRVYLEGAQIAQTYEADPDLVRRYALQDVEEVDALARRVLAPSFALAQMAPRPYHRLPYAGTATGMLEPMLVRAYLQAGHALPGSPERTSTPHQGGSVQLFAEGVLTNVVKADVASMYPSIIRQDRIGSAADPLGVFLHLMDHLTALRLHHKGAAKRGDPGEHDAIQSAMKLVVNSGYGYLGAGRLALFGDQAAADQITARGRQLLAEVVQALRKRGVTLIEADTDGVFFATPGPWTESQARHLIAEVDTLLPEGISLEFDGRAQAMLSHEIKNYVLLRHNGRLELRGASFESSRTEAYGRAFLWAALRCLLSGDVPGVRQAYLEALHALEARTCTNADVASRVRLTKTPEQYVSTRVTRKEAAYEAMVGRSWQAGERVTLYHRQGRGLSPLDDPDARDYDVRHYAGALVSAYATRLRKGLSPEDFRQVFDHAAQPGLFDRPFEDMQPRWAQLSPPERVE; this is translated from the coding sequence GTGGCGGCCACGTCCGCCCTTGATCCTCTGGTGTTCGGGTCCGACCCGACGCCCGGTATCGTGTCGGTCCATGCCGACCTGTCTGGGCGTGCGCTGATTTGGCGCCGAGACGGTTCCCAGGTTCGGCTGGAGCGCGCGCGGTTCCGCCCCTGGCTGTATGCCCGCGATCTGGCCGACATCGAGCATCTGGGAAAGAGACTGACAGACGATGATCAAGCCGCCTTCAGTGCACGGGAGGTGCCTGGCCCGGAAGGCAGCCTGCGGTACCTCCTCAGTGCTCAGGATGGCCGAGCATTGCGACAAGCGGTGCTGAACGGGGCGCAGCGGCGTTTGGGACGGCGGGTGACCAGCCTGCACGATCTCTCTGGCTATTACACGGTGGGCGCGACCGAGCAGTACCTGATGGCCTCCGGGCGCACCTCCTTCAAGGGCCTGACCTTTGACGATGTGCACAGGCTGCAATTCGATTTGGAGACGACCAGTCTCACACCAGAGACGGGCCGCATCTTCATGGTGGCGGTGCGCGACAACCGAGGCTTTGAACAGGTGCTTGAGGCCGCGCGGCCAGAGGACGAGCCAGGGTTGATTCAGACGCTCATGGCCGTCATCACCACCCGCGACCCGGACGTCATCGAGAACCACAACCTCATGCGATTCGACCTGCCTTACCTGCTGGGGCGGGCCGCAGTTCATGGGCTGACGCTCAACTTCAGCCGGCCTGGTGGTCCAGCAGGGCTCTGGCAAGTCCAAGACGGCCGCTCTTCGCCGCACTGGGCCTGCGTGGGGCGGGAAATCGTGGACACCCTGGACGCCGTGCGCCGACTTGATCTGCCCTCCATGGGCCTGAAGGCCGTGGCCCAGCATCTGGGGATTGCGCCACCTGACCGTGTGTACCTCGAAGGTGCGCAGATTGCACAGACCTATGAGGCCGATCCTGACCTCGTGCGGCGCTACGCCTTGCAGGATGTAGAAGAAGTCGACGCCCTGGCCCGCCGAGTCCTGGCGCCCTCGTTCGCCTTGGCCCAGATGGCCCCGCGCCCCTACCACCGCTTGCCGTACGCCGGCACCGCGACTGGGATGCTCGAACCCATGCTGGTCCGGGCGTATCTCCAAGCCGGGCACGCCCTCCCGGGGTCGCCCGAACGGACCTCCACGCCTCATCAGGGCGGCTCGGTGCAGCTCTTTGCGGAAGGGGTGCTCACGAACGTCGTCAAGGCCGACGTCGCCAGCATGTACCCCAGCATCATTCGCCAGGACCGCATCGGGTCGGCCGCCGATCCACTCGGCGTGTTCCTCCACCTGATGGACCATTTGACGGCGCTGCGCCTGCATCACAAAGGGGCGGCGAAACGGGGTGACCCTGGTGAACACGACGCGATCCAGAGCGCTATGAAGCTCGTGGTGAACTCTGGTTACGGGTACTTGGGCGCCGGGCGCCTAGCCCTGTTTGGCGATCAGGCCGCGGCCGACCAGATCACCGCCCGGGGCCGCCAGCTGCTGGCCGAAGTGGTGCAGGCCTTGCGGAAACGGGGCGTCACCCTGATCGAGGCCGACACGGACGGCGTGTTCTTTGCCACCCCAGGGCCCTGGACGGAGTCGCAAGCGCGACACCTGATTGCCGAAGTGGACACCCTGTTGCCCGAAGGCATCTCGCTGGAATTTGACGGCCGCGCACAGGCGATGCTCAGCCACGAGATCAAGAACTACGTTCTGCTGCGCCACAACGGCCGACTTGAACTGCGTGGCGCCTCGTTCGAGTCCAGCCGCACGGAGGCGTATGGCCGGGCGTTCTTGTGGGCCGCGCTGCGGTGTCTTCTCTCCGGCGACGTGCCTGGCGTGCGGCAGGCTTACCTGGAGGCCCTGCACGCGTTAGAAGCACGCACCTGCACCAATGCCGATGTGGCGAGTCGGGTGCGCCTGACCAAAACGCCCGAGCAGTACGTGAGCACGCGGGTGACGCGTAAAGAAGCGGCCTACGAAGCGATGGTCGGGCGGAGCTGGCAAGCCGGCGAACGGGTGACGCTGTACCACCGCCAGGGACGGGGTCTCTCGCCGCTGGACGATCCAGACGCCCGTGACTACGATGTGCGGCACTATGCGGGCGCGCTGGTCAGCGCCTACGCGACGCGGCTACGCAAGGGCCTGAGCCCAGAGGACTTTCGGCAAGTGTTCGACCACGCCGCCCAACCTGGGCTCTTTGACCGGCCCTTTGAAGACATGCAGCCCCGCTGGGCTCAGCTCTCGCCCCCTGAGCGCGTCGAGTGA
- the dnaE gene encoding DNA polymerase III subunit alpha, translating to MPPLSVLLTTQSFFSEGRSTVSPRRLVQVAHAAGFTGVGLVDWCSVAGAVELSTAARAAGLTPIIGVTLPVQFPSPPRSSTPVQVFPLVLLAQSRTGYATLCELITAVNLQHPEGVPLNLLREVGGQAQEHLVCLTGGREGFPTVLGEQRDLARAALYLRQLRQIFPFQLYVQLYHGEAPQERRRLASLRGLARDLDLPVVAAPEVRLAHRADYPLLDALTCARLGIDVHTPHPERPRNDALSVETPAHWGGLLPFPDGALNAARLAQACTWPLLPERLHSPVPRLRPFQTAQGALEDRARAAVAAQYPGSQQAAALTRLTAELSTVAELDLAGFFLTAAEVTDYCRQHGILAAGRGSAAGSVLCYLLGITLSDPLRHDLLFERFLHTGRTSMPDVDIDIASSRRDQVLAWVEARWGLTGAGEAMVANRMTYRLKSALQDLGRALGLPPELRDRLSRALGRDFGHLRPHRVRDAAAVFGEVLGEAPVKEALLGLLERIEPGFVRHLAPHSGGVVLSGEDLTTYSPLTRSSGGIRMLTFDKDDVEALGLIKLDLLGLRMLSALERAREEVLRLTGQWVPYGELPDDLAVWREIGTGDTLGLFQIESPAQTQLAARLQPRTMTHLAHQIALIRPGPIQSGTVHPYVRRARGEEPVPELPEPLAAILAPTHGTLLFQEQILRLAVQYAGLDWPAADRFRSALSRVEDEAERAALKQTFVSGAAQTCGAFPWEAEAVFDQCAAFRGYGFAESHAWAFAAHSYASAWMRRHHPAAYFAGFLSEAPGLWPAHTAAQEARRRGVRLAPVCLNRSGLAYRAETAQVVRVPLRAVEGISEDAARQIVQERLMTGKFQGVADAYDRLALPQDRFDRLVRAGAFDGLDRTRRQAFYELTTLMQARPPGTRALLTPALEPPALPDLSPEALAALDLETKGLSETGRHPLDAHRARLRDLGCEALAGLKQGATSWAAGLIVARQRPPTAKGFAFYVLEDATGRLQAVISPDLWEVHRVLLRDARALIVQGPVTRQGRAVTLRVDRLAELPLRPDGEAQAAD from the coding sequence ATGCCCCCACTCTCTGTGCTGCTGACCACGCAAAGCTTCTTCAGTGAGGGGCGGTCCACCGTCTCGCCGCGGCGCCTGGTGCAGGTGGCCCATGCGGCGGGGTTCACGGGGGTTGGTCTCGTGGACTGGTGCAGTGTCGCTGGAGCCGTTGAGCTGAGTACCGCCGCGCGCGCGGCTGGTCTGACGCCCATCATCGGGGTGACCCTGCCGGTGCAATTTCCCAGCCCACCCCGCTCATCTACCCCGGTTCAGGTCTTCCCTCTGGTGCTGCTGGCCCAGTCCAGAACCGGCTACGCCACCCTGTGCGAGCTGATCACGGCTGTGAACCTTCAACACCCTGAGGGCGTGCCGCTGAACCTCCTCCGAGAAGTCGGGGGGCAGGCCCAGGAGCACCTGGTCTGCCTGACTGGGGGCCGCGAGGGCTTTCCTACGGTGCTGGGTGAACAGCGTGATCTGGCGCGGGCGGCGCTGTACCTGCGCCAACTGCGCCAGATCTTTCCATTTCAGCTCTACGTGCAGCTGTACCACGGCGAGGCCCCCCAGGAACGCCGCCGACTGGCTTCTTTGCGCGGGCTGGCGCGAGACCTCGACCTGCCGGTGGTGGCCGCCCCGGAGGTGCGCTTGGCCCACCGGGCCGATTACCCGCTGCTGGACGCCCTGACCTGTGCCCGGCTGGGCATTGATGTGCACACGCCCCACCCTGAGCGGCCCCGCAATGACGCCCTGAGCGTGGAGACCCCAGCCCATTGGGGTGGCCTCCTGCCCTTTCCCGATGGGGCGCTGAACGCGGCGCGCCTCGCGCAGGCCTGCACCTGGCCCCTCTTGCCGGAACGGCTGCACAGCCCCGTGCCCAGACTGCGCCCCTTCCAAACCGCACAGGGGGCTCTGGAGGACCGGGCCAGGGCCGCCGTGGCTGCCCAGTACCCCGGCAGTCAACAGGCCGCCGCGCTGACCCGGTTGACGGCCGAGCTGAGCACGGTGGCTGAACTGGACCTGGCCGGGTTTTTCCTGACGGCCGCCGAAGTCACCGATTACTGCCGGCAGCATGGGATTCTGGCGGCGGGCCGGGGCAGTGCAGCGGGCAGCGTCTTGTGTTACCTGCTGGGCATTACGCTGTCAGACCCTCTTCGGCATGACCTGCTGTTTGAACGTTTTCTGCACACCGGCCGGACCAGCATGCCGGACGTGGACATCGATATTGCCTCCAGTCGCCGCGACCAGGTGCTGGCCTGGGTTGAAGCGCGCTGGGGCTTGACGGGCGCGGGCGAGGCCATGGTGGCCAACCGCATGACCTACCGCCTGAAGAGTGCCCTTCAGGATCTCGGACGCGCCCTGGGCTTGCCGCCGGAGCTGCGAGACCGTCTGAGCCGAGCGCTGGGCCGAGATTTTGGGCACCTGCGGCCTCACCGTGTCCGGGACGCGGCGGCCGTCTTCGGCGAAGTGCTGGGCGAGGCCCCGGTGAAAGAAGCCCTGCTGGGCCTGCTGGAGCGGATCGAGCCAGGCTTCGTGCGGCACCTTGCGCCGCACAGTGGGGGGGTCGTGCTCAGCGGTGAGGATTTGACCACATACAGCCCCCTGACGCGGTCCAGCGGCGGCATCCGGATGCTGACCTTTGACAAGGATGATGTCGAGGCGCTGGGGCTAATCAAGCTGGACCTGCTGGGCCTGCGGATGCTGTCGGCACTGGAGCGGGCGCGGGAAGAGGTCCTGCGGCTGACCGGGCAGTGGGTGCCGTACGGCGAGCTGCCCGATGACCTGGCCGTGTGGCGAGAGATCGGTACGGGCGACACCCTGGGCCTGTTTCAGATTGAAAGTCCAGCCCAGACCCAGCTGGCCGCGCGCTTGCAGCCCAGGACCATGACGCATCTGGCCCACCAGATCGCCCTGATCCGCCCAGGGCCGATTCAGAGCGGGACGGTGCATCCCTATGTGCGCCGGGCCAGGGGAGAGGAACCTGTCCCCGAGTTGCCTGAACCTCTGGCCGCCATCCTGGCTCCGACCCACGGCACCCTCCTGTTTCAGGAGCAGATTCTGCGGCTGGCGGTGCAGTACGCAGGGCTCGACTGGCCGGCGGCCGACCGGTTCCGCTCGGCGCTGAGCCGGGTTGAAGATGAGGCCGAGCGGGCGGCACTGAAGCAGACCTTCGTGAGCGGCGCGGCCCAGACGTGCGGCGCGTTTCCCTGGGAAGCGGAGGCCGTGTTTGACCAGTGCGCGGCCTTCCGGGGCTATGGGTTCGCCGAGTCCCACGCCTGGGCGTTTGCCGCGCACAGTTACGCGAGCGCCTGGATGCGGCGTCACCATCCGGCGGCATACTTCGCGGGCTTTCTCAGTGAGGCCCCGGGCCTGTGGCCGGCCCACACTGCGGCGCAGGAAGCTCGGCGGCGTGGCGTGCGGCTGGCTCCTGTGTGCCTGAACCGGTCGGGGCTGGCCTACCGGGCCGAAACGGCGCAAGTTGTCCGTGTGCCTCTGCGCGCCGTGGAGGGGATCAGTGAGGACGCCGCGCGTCAGATCGTGCAGGAACGGCTGATGACGGGCAAGTTTCAAGGGGTGGCCGATGCTTATGACCGGCTGGCACTGCCCCAGGACCGCTTTGACCGGTTGGTGCGCGCGGGCGCCTTCGACGGCCTGGACCGCACTCGTCGGCAGGCTTTCTATGAGCTGACCACTCTGATGCAGGCCCGGCCGCCAGGGACACGCGCGCTGCTGACCCCTGCGCTGGAGCCGCCGGCGCTGCCGGACCTGTCGCCTGAGGCCCTGGCAGCGCTGGACCTGGAGACCAAAGGGCTGAGCGAAACGGGACGGCATCCACTAGACGCGCACCGGGCGAGGCTGCGCGACCTGGGCTGTGAGGCCTTGGCGGGGCTGAAACAGGGGGCGACCAGCTGGGCTGCGGGGCTGATCGTGGCGAGGCAGCGGCCGCCGACCGCGAAGGGCTTTGCCTTCTACGTGCTCGAAGATGCGACTGGGCGGCTCCAGGCGGTGATCAGCCCTGATCTCTGGGAAGTCCACCGCGTCCTGTTGCGGGACGCGCGGGCGCTGATTGTGCAGGGGCCCGTGACGCGGCAGGGGCGGGCGGTGACGCTGCGAGTGGACCGGCTGGCCGAACTGCCGCTGCGGCCGGATGGCGAAGCGCAGGCGGCAGATTAA
- a CDS encoding DUF6504 family protein encodes MKAVQQEVTVVSSETGMPVQLTWQGRPYRVQAVLDRWRAGGRWWLGEQPRACFLVQAGTLTLELHQEAASPGRWWLARLQD; translated from the coding sequence ATGAAAGCAGTTCAGCAGGAGGTGACCGTGGTGAGCAGTGAGACTGGGATGCCAGTGCAGCTGACCTGGCAGGGGCGGCCCTACCGCGTACAGGCTGTTCTCGACCGCTGGCGGGCCGGTGGCCGTTGGTGGCTGGGTGAGCAGCCGCGCGCCTGCTTTCTCGTGCAAGCAGGGACTCTCACTCTGGAACTGCATCAGGAGGCCGCGTCACCTGGCCGCTGGTGGCTGGCCCGGCTGCAGGACTGA
- a CDS encoding Y-family DNA polymerase: protein MPPGRAPSLIACVLLSPWPLVQVQRQHPGVPVALLGDTRRVIQACPLAQGAGIHLGMREGAALSRCPDLHTTLVPAAEARAAWAEVLDQLYARYSDRVEGQTLGTAFLVLSAPAARDLAAALHAPVGLAASRELAHLAALRAVPGEVHEVSTSAEQAFLMLAPLAHLGALSVPPGAAERLQFLGVRDLGGLMDWSAAQRQQFLGVDVGKRLNRFLRGERTRSVERYHPGPLLTASLVFDAPLAEPAQAGAALRDLLPGLVVELRGRLAATLTVQAETIGGTLQATRPLKWPLDEAALVRVAGLALADARALPLGIDRLTVQLGGLATPGRMVGLWAGLAELEVTKTVLSRFPDALVRVRWLDPWAYTADQQYEWIDWHTGEVRVTALTPRLVWPAHPAQRRQQAVAQVLAFFDGVSP, encoded by the coding sequence ATGCCGCCTGGACGCGCGCCGAGTCTCATCGCCTGCGTCCTGCTGTCCCCCTGGCCACTGGTGCAGGTGCAGCGGCAACATCCCGGCGTGCCGGTCGCCCTGCTGGGTGACACCAGACGGGTGATCCAAGCGTGTCCCCTGGCTCAGGGCGCTGGCATACATCTCGGGATGCGCGAGGGGGCTGCACTCAGTCGCTGTCCAGACCTGCACACCACCCTCGTCCCCGCCGCCGAAGCACGCGCGGCGTGGGCTGAGGTGCTGGATCAGCTCTACGCGCGGTACAGCGACCGGGTTGAGGGGCAGACCCTGGGCACGGCCTTTCTGGTCCTGTCGGCTCCAGCGGCGCGTGACCTGGCGGCCGCGCTGCATGCGCCCGTGGGCCTGGCAGCCAGCCGTGAACTGGCGCACCTGGCCGCGCTGCGAGCGGTTCCCGGCGAAGTGCATGAAGTCAGCACCAGTGCGGAGCAGGCGTTCCTGATGCTGGCGCCGCTGGCCCATCTGGGCGCGCTCAGTGTGCCGCCCGGAGCGGCTGAACGCCTGCAATTTTTGGGGGTACGCGATCTGGGTGGGCTGATGGACTGGAGCGCCGCCCAGCGACAACAGTTCTTGGGCGTGGATGTCGGCAAACGGCTCAACCGCTTTCTCAGGGGCGAACGCACCCGCAGCGTCGAGCGGTATCACCCCGGCCCGCTCTTGACGGCCAGCCTGGTGTTTGACGCGCCCCTGGCCGAACCGGCTCAGGCCGGCGCGGCCCTCCGCGACTTGCTGCCGGGACTGGTGGTCGAGTTGCGCGGCCGCCTCGCGGCTACCCTGACCGTGCAGGCCGAGACCATTGGCGGCACCCTGCAGGCGACCCGACCCCTGAAATGGCCTCTGGATGAGGCGGCCCTCGTGCGGGTGGCTGGGCTGGCTCTAGCCGATGCCCGCGCCCTGCCACTGGGCATCGACCGCCTGACTGTCCAGCTGGGCGGCTTGGCAACGCCTGGTCGGATGGTCGGTCTGTGGGCTGGGCTCGCTGAACTGGAGGTGACCAAAACCGTGCTCTCGCGCTTCCCTGACGCCTTGGTGCGAGTCCGTTGGCTGGACCCCTGGGCCTACACCGCAGACCAGCAGTACGAATGGATTGACTGGCACACCGGCGAGGTGAGGGTCACCGCCCTCACCCCCCGGCTGGTCTGGCCGGCCCATCCCGCGCAGCGCCGCCAGCAGGCGGTTGCACAGGTCTTGGCCTTTTTCGACGGGGTGTCGCCATGA
- a CDS encoding LexA family protein — MPPDLTPTRTRILSAALTLGAGATLRAVAQKVHLSHEAVRLQVKILRNLGYLEPPDSRFASLVLTERAKVSLGLGIPIYGQIAAGRPILAEQEPDHTTPSLDALLGVREGDFLLEVRGDSMIGIGVMNGDWVLVRPATTVTDGEVAVVLVPGDNAATLKRLYHLHDEVVLLSENPEHPRQSYSAADIQVQGRMVGRLGMVPGRASLPAKGRG, encoded by the coding sequence ATGCCCCCAGACCTCACCCCTACCCGGACCCGCATTCTCAGTGCCGCCCTCACCCTCGGGGCCGGCGCTACCCTGCGCGCCGTGGCCCAGAAAGTTCACCTCAGCCATGAAGCTGTGCGCCTGCAAGTGAAGATCCTGCGGAATCTGGGCTACCTTGAACCACCCGACAGCCGCTTTGCCTCACTGGTCCTGACCGAACGGGCCAAGGTCAGTCTGGGCCTGGGTATTCCGATCTACGGCCAGATTGCCGCCGGGCGACCGATTCTGGCTGAACAGGAACCCGACCACACCACCCCCAGCCTGGACGCGCTTCTGGGTGTGCGCGAGGGGGACTTCCTCCTGGAAGTGCGCGGCGACTCCATGATCGGCATCGGGGTCATGAACGGGGACTGGGTACTCGTGCGTCCGGCCACCACCGTCACCGATGGGGAAGTGGCGGTCGTGCTGGTGCCGGGTGACAATGCGGCGACCCTCAAGCGCCTGTACCACTTGCATGATGAAGTGGTCCTCCTCAGTGAGAATCCAGAGCATCCCCGTCAGAGCTATTCGGCGGCCGACATTCAGGTGCAGGGCCGGATGGTGGGGCGCCTGGGCATGGTGCCTGGCCGAGCGAGCCTGCCAGCCAAGGGCCGAGGCTGA
- a CDS encoding thioredoxin family protein codes for MNRLRESLDRGSGGSRKLYMEGIMQILTDETFNASIQQGVWVVHFTSPTCAPCKAVYPILEEMEREQGRTISFGVVNTREEFATAISNRVTSNPTVIIYKDSEPMNIINGAYKKTVYEEAVQQVLAL; via the coding sequence ATGAACAGGCTGCGCGAATCGCTTGATAGAGGATCAGGTGGTTCGCGCAAACTCTATATGGAGGGAATCATGCAGATCCTGACTGACGAAACTTTTAACGCCAGCATTCAGCAAGGTGTGTGGGTGGTTCACTTCACCTCACCCACTTGTGCACCCTGCAAAGCCGTTTACCCAATCTTGGAGGAGATGGAACGTGAGCAAGGGCGAACCATCTCTTTCGGCGTAGTAAATACGAGGGAAGAGTTTGCTACAGCCATCAGTAACCGCGTAACCTCAAATCCAACTGTCATCATATACAAAGATTCCGAACCGATGAATATTATTAATGGCGCATACAAAAAGACTGTTTATGAAGAAGCAGTCCAACAGGTACTCGCCCTTTAA